aatttatCGCGCAGGTTAAATAAGCCTACGTAATTCTAAAGTCTTTGTCAATAAGCATAAGCTCACTTCCAACGCGACTTTGAGTCAACTATAGGTTTTGCAAGCTGCAATGAAGCACTAGCTGAACGTTTTGGTTTGAAAGgatatatatttagtaatattttgGCATTCATCCAACGAACGACAACATGACCTTTGTCATTAGTCTGACAATATTATGTGATTTTAAATACATGCAGTCTATTACAGCATGTTTCATCACCTTTTCCACAACTCACATAGAGATTGTTCTTTTTCTCTGATAATGCAAGAGCCAACGGACCTCTTACACCAACATTCTCATTAACTACTGTTGTAGCTTTTGACAGGTCATCTGAAAACTGAATAACCGTATCACATGTCTTTGCACATGCGTACACCGAGCCGGAAGTGCTGACAGCAAGGCCCAAGAAATTCGAAAGTTTATATTCTGCCGTAAATTCTCCGCCTATTGATATGCGAGCTATAGTCATTTTAATATAGTCTGTAAAGTATATCTGGTTTCGACCTGGGCTTAAGCAAATTGATTTTGGTTGAGATGTTAGGCTTTTGCCCTGTTGACCTACTTCAAATGAGCGAATTACCTCGCCATTTAAGTTCATCATTTGCAATTTTGGCATGATATTATCAAAAGTTACAAATAAAATTCCACTGTCAAAGTAAATACCTCGGCATTTTCCATCTGTCTttatttgttcagtttttgtaAGACCCGATGCTGTTGACAATAGCTGGATTATTTTCTCATCCCTTAATGTGACGGCGAGCTGGTTGGTTGGTATGACTGTGATGTCACGAGGACTTGAGGATAACATGATTTCAGATATCATTTTGTTGTAGCTAACATCCACTATTTTCAcgtttttgtttgctttgtcaGCAACAGCTAACTGATTGGATGACATGAAAGCAAGTCCTGTTGCATAGCATGTCTTCTTATCGTTTTTGCCTTTAATATTGATATGGCATATCGGATGTGTGCTTACTCTTTCTTGTGCATTACAGGAACCCAATTCTAGATCTTTAATATGTATTGTACCGAGCATCTTTTCTTTAGTAAGAAATGTGTTTAGTTCGCTGTTCTTTTGAAATTTGCATTCTTGTTTGCCTAGTCTTGTAGATAATTCATAAGTCTGTGACTGATATTCTGAAACCATAGCAAATGCCTGTTTAACTTCACAGAAGAGTAAGTTGTACTTTTTATCTTTAATCATGCTTTTTGTTATAGCTTCTTTGTCTTCAATGTTCTTAACAACCGATTCATAAGCTTTCTTTAACGTGTCCATTGTTTCAATGTTCTTCTTTCTGTATGTTGTTACTTTGTCTTTCAATTCACCCTCAAATTTATCAAGTTCTTCTATGATTTCCTTTTTCGTCTTCTCAACTGCAGAAATAACATTTGCATATTCTGTTTCAATGTCAATGATATTTGCTTCTATCTTGCTCAGACCAATTGAGCACCTTTCTTTTATGTTACTGACATTTGTCTCGAAGCTCAAATACTCATCACTTTTTACAAACTGCTCCGACACTTCTGGGATAAAATCAATTTCACACAGTTTGTGTGACAATGTCATACAAATCACACACCCAAGCCTTCCATGAGCACGACAATATAACTTAACATCCTCGTTTGGATGTGTAGAACAACTTTGTAATTTACCATTTGCATCTGCAGTTGAAGTAAACTCGAAATTCTTGTTGACAATATGTTTCCTTGTGGGTGTGGCCTTTTCGTGACTGCTTATACAACTGTTGCACAAATATTTCCTACAGTTTTGGCAATATCCTTTCGCATTTACTATCTGGCCACTTAATCCACATGGATGACAGGATACGATAGCGCCCGCTTGTGAACTTAAACGCAAAGTAGTTGATAATAGGTTGTCCAAAGCTCTTCTTCCTGATACCgccatttattttttcataaaaaaattattaacgATCAAAATAGTTCACAGCTCCTAATTGGCCTTATCCAGTACATACACTTATTTACAACTTTCTAGACATTATTATAACATTGTTCTTTAATTCGAACCTTCTCGTTTTTAAAATGAGATAAATTCTTTCCATGTGAAAAGTCAATCCTACATGCTTCAGTAATCTTGTTACACCACTTCATTTGAAAATCATGACAATTTACTTAATGAACAACTGTACGACATAATTTTAAACCGTAAGTTGCACACGTGACGAAACCAATGCTTAGGCCCATCGTTTATTATTGTAAATACGAAGAAAATGCTTCACCTTCAGTGtaacatatattgaaaaatgaaaggtTATGAATATAAACTGAGCAGAAATTTTATATCCAATACATTATTATAAATGATGTTGTTTTCACAAAATAATGCAGTAACATACATTGCACATGTAAAACTGTCATTTAGAGCCTCAAAAATTTGCATTGGTTATTTTTCTCGTGTCATTATGCATATCCAGTAGTTTCACGATAGAAGCATGACTTTGCATGATAAGTAGAGCTACACTTTGATAAGGATGGGTATCGCGCCGTATTAATTAAAGCGTTTTTAAACGTAAACAAGCAAAACATTACGGAAGATTAAGTCCATACATAATTTTTCCGATACGAAATGTAAATCCTCTGTGACCGTGTAGTAGCGGACTCAGTTCGACTCCCAGACCCGTAGTGTCTTATTTTCAAACAGTATTAATTTCGTATTTTTCTTCTGCTATGAAACCAAATTTGAAAGTTGATTTAGATTCAACcttttcataaattaaattatgtaattaTATCAACTCCCAGAAAACAAAATGCAGTTAGTTATGTTTAAATGTACAGTCGAAGTTCGTTTGCTCGAACTTGGATAATTCGAACACCTCTCTTTGCTTAAACTCATCGTCTGGTCCCTGCAAAATCCATAAAATGATGTATTTTGTTCCAGCCTGGAAAATTCGAACATCGATATTTCGAACTAGATCAACAGTCCCGACAAAAGTTTTCTAgtgcattttacatattttcactcAAACATACAAGATCCGTgcaaattatttgcttaaatagACTAGAGTCAGTTGCTTTCACTTGTGAGGTAGCGTCGTTCACgttatttatttaaacatctgGTTGCATTGCTTTGGGAACAATGCAGTGTCTGTGGATAATACAGATCTGCTTAAGCTGTTGCTGgtgggcgtgaggggtgttgcacacaTAAACAGattgaatcaaaccgagtctgctattggtTTTGCTTTGTTGAGTTctgcaatttgaaaaaaatgacgGGGAAAACAAAAAAAGCATTGGTTGCTTACAATTAAAATGTTCCGAATAATCAAGTTGATATATACTAGGAATGTGTAAAACTTAACAAATATGAACATACCAAACTGATTAAACGTACGGACTGATTTATGATTTATGATTCGAAAAAACATATTGGACGAGCCGGATGGATTAGAGTTCATATAAATCTCAAATTGTATTTGATaatattaaaagcatttttattatATGCTTAGTTTACAAAACGCATAAAGAAACATCGCGTCGAACTTTCTAATTTGTAGGGGCCAAttgtggcccgggtacgtttattgaataaaataggtagattttaaaggcatttatattcagcTGCTTACTTATGATATTCATAGAATTAAGGATTAACGattaattattatgtaaaataaataaatacggtCATGAGATATTTTTCTTACCACCATTATGTTTGTCTGGTACatgctttaaaaaatatacatatgttttgggTCAGTCATTTGATAATGCAGCAGAGATCGCGTCAGgttgcattttgggccatttttgcctaaAAATTTAGTGTTCTGAAACCTGAGttttactcatttttttaaacaaaaagcgAAATCGGGGGACTGgaaatgtaaaatgataaacTGCTAAGTATTTGCAATATATCCACTGCAAACTTTCCTGGCATTTCTTCCTCAAAATTGGATTATTAATGATTTgttcgcactggtatcaacgcagatttgtggaatttttaaCTGTCCTTTGCCCCCTTATTGACGGATACTTTTATCGGTCAACAGTTTTTATCGTTAGATAACATAGGGATTCGTACTAAAGCTGTTAAACcgtgtttttttaatatattgttttcattacgGAAATGTATTTGGCGAGCACGTGGCACAAATTTAAATCAATGACTGAAATAGAAAGatgtataaaataattcaaattactGATCTTTAATGTTTCGAGAACCTATATACGATATTTTTCATAAAGCTAGACGGTTTCGTGTAAAGGAACAGTTAGAACTTATTATACTATCGAAAGTCggtaaatgtattaaaatcaaCTCATAAGGATCGATGGATCCTATCATATAAGTTTTTGCTTTTGGTTATTCTGATAAAACAATTCCATTCTGAATGTTCATTTCTAGTGTATGTTGGCGTGAGAAATATATATCAGATAGACGAAAAGCAGACAAGATAtttagtttaatcaaattttattggacatgtataaatacacaTGCATACAGCATACGAACAAATGCATACTCACGATTCAGTCAGACATTATCTACCGCCATCCTCGGGCAATATTTAATTTCCTTATGCATACACATTCAATTCAATTGTCTTGCAACGATctacttttcaaaatatacaatttgATCACATTTAGATTTAGATACACCTTGGTTGAAAATATCTACGTTGATTCAGTTCTTGAATTTTCAAAGAGTTCCTATAGATTCTGAACAAGCCGTATGTACTATGTTTTCTTTCGTTAATTaggatatttttataatttcaaaaaaaattatataataaaatgtagtCCGCAAAAGTTCCTATAGATTCTGAACAAGCCGTATGTACTATGTTTTCGTTAATTAGGATATTTTTATAGTTTCAAAagaattatgtaataaaatgtagtCCGCAAAAAGTTCCTATAGATTCTGAACAAGCCGTATGTACTatgattttgttaattataatagtttcataatttaaaacaattatgtaaTGAAATACAGTCGCAATAAATGACTGACCAAAGACAAACGCGATCATTCTCTATAATGCAGGTACACACGGCATGTCAGAATACCTGCTTTTAATGATACTTGTAAAAGGTATATCAGGTCATGTACAGTTACACAAAGAGGAAACTCTGAAACTAATGAAACGAATGCAAATGTATCCAAACACAAAATCTAATCAGTTCCTGTTTCCAGTAGTGTTTCATTTATAATGTGTACAATATAAAGTGCAATCAAATCTATACATAACgattaaaagacaaaaaatataacaGATGTTAAGGATTACTATATGGAAAACATCAATATTTACAACATAGAACGTAATATTAACGTtttaaaatcattcttgaatattttatattagGATGCAGCGTTCATGTTTACATAAATCTTGATATCTGATAATTACCCGGTACATACTCAGGTTCAGAGGTATTATTTTATAGTTTGTTCGAACTGTGGTATGTGTAGGATACACacatattgtttcaaaataaaaatgtcccCGATGTtcgacataatattatatattccaaggcggtaccccactgtgttcctgtatttgtttgttttgtccttgttttttttatggaACATGgcttttccctgttggatattcttcgtTCGTTTTATTATCTTGAATTTTCGATGATTTTATATTGAGCTATTGACATGTAATCTCACGAGCTGACAACTTATTCTGAACACTGGACATGCTATCTCTAATTTGAAGTGTTAGTCTGAGAATGTAAGAAGTACTTTTAGATTGGAAGTCAAGAGCTCAACATCTTCCAACTATTTTTTCACAATCAGTGAGAATAGCTTAGCGTCCAGCTGTATAAGTTTGTTgtgaaaacaaatataacaaaatataacaaaatattaaaatttgaagcatataacgcaTACTGAGAGTTTGCTATTACTTTATTGTTTGCGTTTTATACCCCCAAAAGGTCTTTTAACAGGTTTGACTGCTAGTTTAGTAGTTACAAGTGTAATAATATGTGAAAACATTGCGATTGTTAATTGACATGTTATGTCCTGTTAAATAGATATGGTACTAGAGACCAGtcaatttacaaatacaaaatgtaataaactCACCTGATATATATCTATGTACCTGCATGACTCCAGTTTAAAAGAGCAATGAACTTACTGTATGGGTTGAAACTTGGAGAAAAGACATCtaattgtaatgaaaattttcaagATAAATCTTGAAGTGTTTTTCTTGTTCGTTTCATCTATATGATGTGAGATATGttgcaaataacattatatctggGTTTCAGCTGTTACAGtagatctgaatttatttttttaacattttctgacatcatacaatatacagatattttacacatatttcaCAGTCAGCAGTAATCCAGTTATAGTAGGGTGTTAAATTTTTATCCATCACTTGATAGGTAGGAATATCTGCAAGAGGGGCTTCATTTAAATCTAGTAAACAGTTTAAGGAAAGCTTAAACAGCATGCTTAAACATGATCAGGTCAAAACCTTATTATTACTCTTGGTCTTAAACGTTATATATAAGCACTCActgttactttttttaatttgattttcagAACCTAAACAATTAGGTACTATCTCCATGTCACATGTTCCGTTTACAGTTTTGTCAGTTATACAGTTATATTCTGATAACAAGTCTTTAGTGTTTCAGAATAAGGTCTCCAAGCTAATAAAATTGTGTTGAAATCCATCATCATATCTTGCTGTACAACATCTGCATTATAAAACTTTATTGTGcatcataatttataaaatacacCGATATGATTATACATTGCACGAAAGTTTCATTCTTTTTGCTTTTATTGATGAACTAACTGGTATCTGAGCTATTCTGCCTAAGTAGCCATTACTGAGCAGTTGTCCAAACTGTTTTTATCCCAATACCCATGCATTTGTGAATTTTGTTCAAAGCCAGGATCCCGACAAGGTTTATATATGTATTGCTTTTAGATTATTTAACAtagttctgtacaatacggagatatatttggacgagtaaccagctgagaaaaccatattggacgagccgctcgTATTGTGCAATTCAttgttaaataacatttttattctacatctattttattttagtttaaattaaagatgattcattgaatattgtatttctgccttccttATCTCAAGACGTATAAGCAAACTCTGAACATAGAGCGCCTTCTTCAcctgatttacattcggaacattttgaCGCTTTTCGGGCTttatatgtttaacatgggactttttgaaccatccaaatacggaaaaatacagttttttgtacgcacgtgtgtcaaataaggtaatatattgtacggtcaagTTTGCAAATGAATGTTCATGATTGGATagataagatatatatatataataaaaatacaaattttgtttaagcattgtGGAGAGTATGCAAAACTATCAAATAGAACGATAGGTATGAGCATGGCAGGCAGTCAAACACAGTACTGTTATGAGTGTTGTTCAACTGAAAACTGTAACAGAAATTTGTGTGATCATACACATCGTATGTACTGACACATGGTAACATACGATAAAACTTAACTGTTATAAACATGACTAAGTGAAACACAATACGTAGAATGATAAAGCttcaaaaagtttttaatattaTTGTAATAGTGATATACAtctaacatttttgaaaatagctATCTACGTTACGTTTCATTGAAGAACATGACCAAATAAATTTAAAGCATTGAAATATATTCTGAGCATTAGATAAATTCATCTTGTTTAACATACCTGAAATATGCTCTTTTTAACACGGACATTATTCTTTATTTAACAGACACTTGCATACTCTCTATTAACAGGCGTATACactttattgaataaaatatggATATATTTTGTACGCTTACAATTATCTCACACGAGAATTTCGGAAATTACCTGGACTAGGATTAGAACCCCGGATCTCTAGATTGAAAATTGACTGTTTTACCACTTGACCATTGGACAAACCATTTACTCTAATGCTATAAATGGTCAAGAATACCTTATATTACCCTAGATAATGTATGTGACTATTATGAACCGTTTCCTACTTGTAATATAGTATTGCGTTTATAAGATATGAAATGATTCCTTGCTTATATTAACCTGAAAAATTTACGGGAATTTGAACGTTGTctatattcaatatattgtaataaatttgattttgatattgaaactgcgaacatatttgttgaattttGTATGAATTCAAAAGGTATACAATGCTCGATGATCATAAAGTAGTCTAGTCGTTATTATTTGTGTTATATAAAAATACGatttttattagaaataattGTACCTTGTGTACAATATAATGACATGATAGATCTTATTGATAATGAACTATTTTGTACGAAATTGCATTTCTTTAAACGTGAAGTTATTTCGATTTAAATGACGTCTGTACTGTTCTTtaattttctattcataaaaaacATTGCGTAGTAATATGGAGATAACATAAAACACACTGTTACAAATAAGCtatcaaaacattttgcaattcACGAGGGCTGGAGTGAATGGGTAGAATGGAGTTCATGCCCTGCAACCTGTGGAGTAGGGATACAGAGTCGTACCAGGACGTGCAGCAACCCTGTTCCAGATCGTTTCGGGGACCATTGATTCGGACAGAATCTTGAAGTCAGATTGCGTGATTTAGATCAGTGTATAAGTAATGTCTTTTCAagctattatttttgttttcatttttagacattttattttgttttgcataaTACCGCCGTCAcgacgtattttgtcattaccgGTATTACTATTAGGCTCCTGTAACGTTAGACTTTGAAAAgtgaatttattaaaaagaacGTATAACACCAATCACAACACATTGTTGGCATGTGCCTCCATCTGGTTGATCAGTCCTACAGTTTCTGTAAATATACGCACAATTACTTAAGGTAagtttttgccgtatttttgcaTACAATCAGTCACATACTTACACGAATAGGAATACAACCGACAAAATAGACTGAAACTGATACTACTTATGTTGAGATGTAAATCAATGTTATTTATGTTTTACTGTACTGTATATATCAATGATACAAAAAATGGCAATTTTCCTCACACATATtctatcttttttaaaaacatcccATAATTGTTGCACatgatattttgaattaaaactaTTCAGCAAATGAATGTACACTGTTTAACAGATAAATACGCTTTATCTAACAGAATCAAGCGCTTTCTTATCAGACACGTACGTTCTTTTTAACAGACATATATGTCTAACCAACACATACGCTCAATTTAACATATATGCTCTATGTAACAGAAAAAATGACAGACACAGACGCTCTATTCAACAGATGAAATACTTAATTTAACAGACACATAAGCTCTATTTAACAGACTTATACTCCCTATTAAACAGATACGTACGTCCTATTTAtcagtgataaaat
This DNA window, taken from Mercenaria mercenaria strain notata chromosome 19, MADL_Memer_1, whole genome shotgun sequence, encodes the following:
- the LOC123542003 gene encoding uncharacterized protein LOC123542003, which produces MAVSGRRALDNLLSTTLRLSSQAGAIVSCHPCGLSGQIVNAKGYCQNCRKYLCNSCISSHEKATPTRKHIVNKNFEFTSTADANGKLQSCSTHPNEDVKLYCRAHGRLGCVICMTLSHKLCEIDFIPEVSEQFVKSDEYLSFETNVSNIKERCSIGLSKIEANIIDIETEYANVISAVEKTKKEIIEELDKFEGELKDKVTTYRKKNIETMDTLKKAYESVVKNIEDKEAITKSMIKDKKYNLLFCEVKQAFAMVSEYQSQTYELSTRLGKQECKFQKNSELNTFLTKEKMLGTIHIKDLELGSCNAQERVSTHPICHINIKGKNDKKTCYATGLAFMSSNQLAVADKANKNVKIVDVSYNKMISEIMLSSSPRDITVIPTNQLAVTLRDEKIIQLLSTASGLTKTEQIKTDGKCRGIYFDSGILFVTFDNIMPKLQMMNLNGEVIRSFEVGQQGKSLTSQPKSICLSPGRNQIYFTDYIKMTIARISIGGEFTAEYKLSNFLGLAVSTSGSVYACAKTCDTVIQFSDDLSKATTVVNENVGVRGPLALALSEKKNNLYVSCGKGDETCCNRLHVFKIT